A DNA window from Hordeum vulgare subsp. vulgare chromosome 1H, MorexV3_pseudomolecules_assembly, whole genome shotgun sequence contains the following coding sequences:
- the LOC123411607 gene encoding peroxidase 57-like, with protein MQSVGSAPRLAVLVAVVVLASSAACCRAQLASNFYAGKCGNTSVEVVIQVAVKARLVWDKRMVAGLLHLLFHDCFVQGCDASLLLDGPNTEKTAPQNSGIFGYDFIDDIKSELEAACPGVVSCADIIIAATRDAIALCGGPSYAVTLGRRDGMSSVSWMASDLPSPHVDIATAIGMFAKKGFNSFEMATLMGAHTVGVTHCSVIDDRLRNFNGTGKADPSMDPTYAWILTTFACPKGQAFDNIVYLDEPSSILIFDKSYFNQILSGRGVLAVDQALGMDPATAWMVQFFATTDFFPAMFAHSITKLAALEVKTGTAGEIRRNCRLTN; from the exons ATGCAGTCTGTCGGGTCCGCCCCCCGCCTCGCCGTGCTGGTGGCCGTGGTGGTGCTGGCGTCGTCGGCGGCGTGCTGCCGCGCGCAGCTGGCCAGCAACTTCTACGCCGGCAAGTGCGGCAACACGAGCGTGGAGGTCGTCATCCAGGTCGCCGTCAAGGCCCGCCTCGTCTGGGACAAGCGCATGGtcgccggcctcctccacctGCTCTTCCACGACTGCTTCGTCCAA GGGTGTGATGCGTCGCTGCTGCTCGACGGCCCCAACACGGAGAAGACGGCGCCGCAGAACAGCGGCATCTTCGGCTACGATTTCATCGACGACATCAAGTCCGAACTCGAGGCCGCCTGCCCCGGCGTCGTGTCCTGCGCCGACATCATCATAGCCGCAACCAGGGACGCCATCGCCCTG TGCGGAGGGCCGAGCTATGCGGTGACCCTCGGCAGGAGGGACGGCATGTCGTCGGTGTCGTGGATGGCCAGCGACCTGCCGTCGCCGCACGTCGACATCGCCACGGCGATAGGCATGTTTGCCAAGAAGGGCTTCAACAGCTTCGAGATGGCCACCCTCATGG GCGCGCACACGGTGGGGGTGACGCACTGCTCGGTGATCGACGACCGCCTGCGTAACTTCAACGGCACCGGCAAGGCGGACCCGTCCATGGACCCGACGTACGCGTGGATCCTGACAACGTTCGCGTGCCCCAAGGGGCAGGCCTTCGACAACATCGTCTACCTCGACGAACCCTCCAGCATCCTCATCTTCGACAAGAGCTACTTCAACCAGATCCTGAGCGGCCGCGGCGTCCTCGCCGTCGACCAGGCGCTGGGCATGGACCCCGCCACCGCGTGGATGGTCCAGTTCTTCGCAACCACCGACTTCTTCCCCGCCATGTTCGCGCACTCCATCACCAAGCTAGCCGCCCTCGAAGTCAAGACcggcaccgccggcgagatcaggAGAAACTGCCGGCTTACAAACTAA